The following DNA comes from Halobacteriovorax sp. HLS.
TATGAAGATGAAGATATTGTTAAAAAGCCTGAGGTTTCAATTTTTAACGTAATTAGTAATAGGTATAATATAATGAGAATTAAAAAAGGCTTTGGTCAAAAGAAAGCGAAATAAAAAAAGCTCCCTTCGGAGCTTTTTTTTATTCTTGATCTTCTAGAAAACGTTCTGCTCTGATGGCTGCCTGGCAACCACTACCAGCGGCACTTATGGCCTGACGGTAGTAACTATCTTGCACATCACCACAAGCAAATACACCTGCTACATTTGTATCAGGATGTTCTCCAGTTATAATAAATCCGTGATCATCTACTTTAATTTGTCCATTTAGGAAACCAGTGTTTGGAGTATGACCAATTCCCATAAAGAGTCCATCAGTCTTTCTCTCAGTAGTTTCACCTGTCTTTAAGTTCTCTACTTTTATACCAGTAACACCTGTTTGGTCGTGAATAATTTCAGTAACTGCACTATCCCAAACCATTTCAATTTTTTCATTCGCAAAAGCTCTTTCTTGCATTGGCTTAGATGCTCTTAGAGTATCTCTTCTGTGAACAATATAAACTTTAGAAGCAAATTTAGTTAAAAATGTTGCTTCTTCCATTGCAGTATCACCTCCGCCAACAACGTGAACAATCTTGTCTCTATAGAAGAAACCATCACATGTTGCACAAGCACTAACACCTTTACCAATTAGCTCTTTTTCATTTGGAATTCCAAGGTACTTTGCACTAGCTCCTGTTGAAATAATCAATGTTTCAGCATGTAGCTCAGTTCCATTTTCACATGTTACTTTAAATGGACGCTTAGAAAGGTCAACAGCAGTAACATGAGTTTGTAAGTACTCAGTTCCAAAGCGAAGCGTTTGCTTCTTCATATTTGCCATGAGTTCTGGACCCATTATTCCTTCTGGGAAACCTGGAAAATTATCAACATCAGTAGTAGTTGTTAATTGTCCACCTGGCTCATGTCCTTCAATAACTAAAGGATTTAAATTTGCTCTAGATGCATATAGGGCCGCCGTATATCCAGCAGGTCCTGATCCAATGATAACAAGCTTTCTTTGTTCCATTATATCAATTCCTTCGCCTCAGCTTGTTCTTGAATTTCTTTCAAGATATGTTCTGGTCTGTCTTCTTTTTCAGGGTGCATCTCATAGTATGCTGCAACAGAGACAAGCTCATCTGGGTTCTTAGCTTTTTTTGTAGTTTTAAATGACTCACCTGTAAGCGAACATTCGTAACGAAAAATCTGTTTCTTTTGTTTTCTGGCCACTGTTTTTCCTTATTTTTGTATTTCCAGACTGTTATAGGTCAGATTTGCTCATTATTCAAGTAATGACGCGTTGTGAATGGTGGACAAAGTGGCGATTTTTTCCAAAATTTGAGTAAAAAGAGCACTATGTGTTAAAATACTTAAGTAATTAATCTTAAAAAGGAATTTAGGATATCTGACATGAAGTTTGATCTCTTTTTGGTGAAGATCTTTATTATCTCTCTGATTAGCATAAATGCCTTTTCTAATGGACTTGAAAGCTCAGAAATTATCTTAGCAAGCTCTTCGGGTAAGAGTATCGTCATCTCAAATGGTCGGTTACACGGCCTAAAAGATGGTCAGGTCGCAACATTCTTTATTCAGTCGGGAAGTTTGGACTTTCCAAAGCTCGAAAAGTTAGCAGAAGGTGAACTGGTCCGCTCATTAGATAATAAATCCTATTGGTTCTTGCACAAAGTTTTTAATCCTGGAAAAATTAATAAGTCAGTAAAAGTTGTAATGGATATAAAATCTAAACATATGATGGGAAATCGTAAGTTTAAAGTTGTGAATCGTAAGCGCGTTTACCCTGAATCCACAACAAATAGTGAAGTCACTTATGAAAATGAAAATGGTATACCTCAAAATTTAGTTCACGCTGAAGATGACTATGTTGTTTCTAAGAAAATAGTAGATACTAAAGTAACGAAAGAACACGATATTGAAATTCATCAATTCGATACTTGGGCGAAACGGAATGGACTTACTAAGGTCGATGATTTTATGCGTGAGTTTGAGCGTAAATACGTTGATGAGAATTTTAAAGATAGCTCTGTAGCTCAACAAGAAAGCGATAGAATAAAGAGAACTATTTATCGTGCGCAAATCGATGGCTTTCTTTCTAAAGTTAATAATATGAAATATGGGCTCACAGGCTTTTACTACGATCAAGAAAAAGATAAGAATATGATTTTTCTAAAAGAGCGTCTTGATGTTCAAAATGTCTATGAAACAGCTAGACAGGATAGAAAGCGTAAACGTGTTTTAAGTGAGACTAAGGCCAGAAAGATTGATCGTGATGGTGATCTGTGGTCAGCAGACTTCAGTGATGATGGTCTTAGAAGATATATGGTTCAAAGTGGTATTGAAGAAGAAGAGCGAAGACAATATGAAAGCCTTACTCAAAAATCTGGAAATGAACTATCTATTCGTATTTCTAGTGGTCTAGTTAGTCACTCATCTTCAGAAGATCTTAATCATCAAAATAAGGGTTATTCTCTTAGTTTAGGTTATGAGTATCACCTTATGAGAACTTCAATGTCTCTTTTAAAATATTCGATAGAGATCTTTGCGCAAAGAAGTATTGAAAATATTGATTTGGGTGGCATTAATGGACGGTTTGCAACAGGTTCATTTGGTGGGCAGCTTCTTTATTATTTCTATAATAACCCTGCTTCAATACAAAAATGGGCCTGGTATGGAGGTCTTGGCATGAGACGAGGTAATGCTGAAGTAAGTTCAGTTGAGCTTAGTATTCCATATGAATTTCAAGTGACTGGTCTTCCAATCTGGTCTGTAGGAACCAAGTATAGATTTAGAACAGGTGACTCTTTTGAGGATGATATTCCAGTTGGAGCCGGCTTTAATATTAGGCTTTCTGGAGAAAGAATGCAGCTCTCTTCAATAACATCTGTGGAAGACAATATAAATTCAAGTTTAACATTAAATGATATCAAGCTTACCGTAGGGATGAGCTTTTATTTTTAGGATTTTTTATGAAGTTAATTTTTACATTTATCTTTTTATCTCTTACTTGGAGTAGTTTAGGCCTAGAGTTAGATGAGAAGCTCACTGTTCGTGTTCTAGGACTTTCTTCAACGAAGAAGACCTTATTAACTAATAGAGGGATTGAAGATGGATTAGTAGTTGGTGATCATGCAAAGTTCTTTTTAACGACAGGTGTTGTTGCAAGAGGCGTCGTTATTAAGGCCTCTCCTAGTCGTTCTATATGGTCTATTTATAGAATAATTGACGCCGACAGTATTACCAATGATAAGGTTATGAATATAAAAATCTCTTCTGCATTGAAATTAACAGAAGATGCTTCTAGAGCGTTAAAAGTTGATGATATGAGTAGCTCAATACCTGTTATGGCAAGAGGGGGCACAGAAAAGATTAGTGAGCTTTCCAACGAGGATAGAAAAGAGCTTGATGGTATGATCGATGAGCAAGCGCCAGTTGTTATGTCAGGTACATCAAAGAAAACATTGGAAGTTTTTGGTGTCTTGTCTCTAAATAGCCTTTCAGGAAGTTATGAACAAGGTGATACATCTGGGGATTCAAGTATCGGTAATTTAGATTTCTCCTTAGGGATGGAGAAGTACTTTGATAAGCCAGGTTCTTTTCTAGAAGATATTTCTATTTTTGCTCTCATAAATAGTCGTAGTTCAAGCTCGGGAGTTTTTGCAAACTCTACGACTTCGTGGTTTGAATACGGCGCCGGTGTTAATTGGCACTTTTATAATAAACCTTTGACATACTCAAGACCTATAGGATTTGTGACAGCTGGAGGTGGAATTGGAACGGCTTCTAGTGAGACGACTATTGCATCTTCTACAACTAGTTCTGGTGATCCACTTTCTGGGTCTAGTAATTTTATATTTCTTGGCGGTGGAGCGAAGTACTATCTAAGAAATGGTTTTGGTGCAAGAGTTACGGCCGATTACTTTAGCTCTGGATCTACTTTTGAGTTTGACTCTGATGAAAACCTGACCGTGGCCTTGAGTGGTTTTAGAATTAGAGTAGGTTTCTCGTATAGATGGTAAAGTGTGATGGCCCTAAAATTAGGGCCTTTTTTTATAGAGTATGTTTTTGATAATACTTCTGCATCACTTCTTTAAAGTCATTAGTTAGCATTCTTCTTTTTTCAATATCTTCATATGTTCTTGGAAGCTCATTACTGATTATATCTTCAAGGACTTCGACTGTTACTTCAGGTCTATTAAAGAAATTATGCTGGCATTTTTTCCTAAGCGGCTGCTTTGTCTTGTTAGGATTGTAGCTAAGGTGTTGCCTTCTAATAACTTGGGCCGTGATATCCTGGGCCATTGTTCTAAAGGTTGTATACTTACCTCCAACTATTACAAACATACCATTATCTGGTTGAATAACTTTATGTTCTCGAGCGGTTTTACCTTTATTAAGTGTAGAATCTTCTTTTACAAGTGGCCTTATGCCTGCAAAGCTTCCTAGAATTTTATCTTTAGTGATATTTGCATCTGGAAAAAAGTCCATCAAGTTCTCTAGAAGATAGTCTATTTCTTCTTGCGTTGGTTTAACATCAAAGTAATCTTCTTCAACAGCAACTTCAGTAGTACCTACAAGGACTCTGTTGTCATGAGGTATCACGAAAATAACTCTGCCATCATTTGGTGTTAGAAGCACAGGAGAGTGGAGATCAAAGTCTTTACGATCTAGCCATATATGACTGCCCTTAGAAGGAAGTAAAACATCCTCCCACTCTAAGAAGTTAATCTTATTCATGAAATGATCGGTAAAGGGACCAGTTGCTATAATTAAGTTTTCACATGTTAAAACTTTTTGGACACCAGTTAATTCATCTGTGGCAAGACACTCATAGTGACCATCACTTAGCTTCTTTGTAACTGATACATCTATATAGCTAATGGCCAAAGCATTTGGACATTCAAGGGAGTCCATTATTACTTCTAAAGTGAGTTTGCCATCATCTACTATGGCATCTGAGTATATTCCAGCTCCTTTGAGTCCCTTTGAACGGATAAACTTAAGAGCATCTAGCGTTTCATCCTTAGTTGCAAAACCTCTAGACAGGTTTTGAAAGCTCGATAGGAAATCATAAAGAAAAATACCGGCGCGAACCATCCATAAAGGTCTTAAGGAGTCACTATAGACAGGCAAATAAAACTTTTCGGCCTTAGCTAAGTGTGGAGCTAGCTTTATCCATAGATTCTTCTCATGAAGAGCTTCATAAACTAGCGCGAAGTCTAAGTTCTCTAAATACCTAATTCCTCCGTGAAGCATTTTTGAACTACTCTGAGAAGTCTGACTTGAAAAATCTTTTTTTTCTAATAGGAGAGTATCTACATCATGGAGTGCGAGGTCTCGTAAAATACCTGCACCAACAATACCGCCGCCAACAATGAGACTGTTAAAGTGAGAC
Coding sequences within:
- the trxB gene encoding thioredoxin-disulfide reductase yields the protein MEQRKLVIIGSGPAGYTAALYASRANLNPLVIEGHEPGGQLTTTTDVDNFPGFPEGIMGPELMANMKKQTLRFGTEYLQTHVTAVDLSKRPFKVTCENGTELHAETLIISTGASAKYLGIPNEKELIGKGVSACATCDGFFYRDKIVHVVGGGDTAMEEATFLTKFASKVYIVHRRDTLRASKPMQERAFANEKIEMVWDSAVTEIIHDQTGVTGIKVENLKTGETTERKTDGLFMGIGHTPNTGFLNGQIKVDDHGFIITGEHPDTNVAGVFACGDVQDSYYRQAISAAGSGCQAAIRAERFLEDQE
- a CDS encoding glycerol-3-phosphate dehydrogenase/oxidase; the protein is MGDGSQLIHNISPLDELSKSHFNSLIVGGGIVGAGILRDLALHDVDTLLLEKKDFSSQTSQSSSKMLHGGIRYLENLDFALVYEALHEKNLWIKLAPHLAKAEKFYLPVYSDSLRPLWMVRAGIFLYDFLSSFQNLSRGFATKDETLDALKFIRSKGLKGAGIYSDAIVDDGKLTLEVIMDSLECPNALAISYIDVSVTKKLSDGHYECLATDELTGVQKVLTCENLIIATGPFTDHFMNKINFLEWEDVLLPSKGSHIWLDRKDFDLHSPVLLTPNDGRVIFVIPHDNRVLVGTTEVAVEEDYFDVKPTQEEIDYLLENLMDFFPDANITKDKILGSFAGIRPLVKEDSTLNKGKTAREHKVIQPDNGMFVIVGGKYTTFRTMAQDITAQVIRRQHLSYNPNKTKQPLRKKCQHNFFNRPEVTVEVLEDIISNELPRTYEDIEKRRMLTNDFKEVMQKYYQKHTL